One window of the Sphaerochaeta associata genome contains the following:
- the kduI gene encoding 5-dehydro-4-deoxy-D-glucuronate isomerase, whose amino-acid sequence MDIRYSTGKEAFRHMTTEELRKEFLVQNIFKADDVSAVYSHIDRIVTLGAMPVSGKLDLAKNIDPMKDFGVNYFLERRELGIINIGGDGVVEADGVTYNIVHFDGLYLPKGTKQVSLASKAAKNPAKFYMSSTPAHQVFPAKHIVFAESKHVPAGSAAESNKRTINQYIHPDVLDTCQLSMGLTQLDEGSVWNTMPAHTHERRMEVYFYFDIKEKQTLFHLFGEPTETRHIVVGNEEAVINPSWSIHSGVGTSNYTFIWAMCGENRTYTDMDWVATQDLR is encoded by the coding sequence ATGGACATTCGTTATTCAACAGGAAAAGAGGCCTTCAGGCACATGACCACCGAGGAGCTTCGCAAGGAATTCTTGGTACAGAACATCTTCAAGGCCGATGATGTAAGTGCTGTGTACTCGCACATCGATCGGATTGTCACCCTGGGTGCCATGCCGGTCTCCGGCAAGCTCGACCTTGCCAAGAACATCGATCCGATGAAGGACTTCGGCGTGAACTACTTCTTGGAGCGACGGGAACTGGGGATTATCAACATCGGCGGTGATGGGGTGGTGGAGGCTGACGGGGTGACCTACAATATTGTACACTTCGATGGTTTGTATCTACCCAAGGGTACCAAGCAGGTGAGCCTTGCAAGCAAGGCTGCCAAGAATCCGGCCAAATTCTACATGAGCAGCACCCCCGCCCATCAGGTGTTTCCGGCCAAGCATATTGTTTTTGCCGAATCCAAGCATGTACCTGCCGGCAGTGCGGCCGAAAGCAACAAGCGCACGATCAACCAATACATCCACCCCGACGTACTGGATACCTGCCAGCTTTCAATGGGCCTGACCCAGCTGGATGAGGGTAGTGTGTGGAACACGATGCCCGCCCACACCCACGAACGCCGCATGGAAGTGTACTTCTACTTCGACATCAAGGAGAAGCAGACGTTGTTCCACCTTTTCGGCGAACCAACCGAGACCAGGCATATCGTTGTAGGCAACGAGGAAGCGGTGATCAATCCGTCGTGGTCCATCCACAGCGGGGTAGGTACGAGCAACTATACGTTCATTTGGGCTATGTGCGGCGAGAACCGCACCTATACGGATATGGACTGGGTGGCAACCCAGGATTTGAGGTAA